From the genome of Fusarium oxysporum f. sp. lycopersici 4287 chromosome 3, whole genome shotgun sequence, one region includes:
- a CDS encoding L-lactate dehydrogenase, with protein MNLVSQIAIVGVGQVGGAAAYSIILASFVSELLLVDIDIELRDGQVRDLSDVAYSCNSSTRVRAASHHEAAKADIVVLTAGSKHMIGQTTIDYTSRNMSIVREVVEAMKPFRSDTILLVVSNPVDLLTSLAHEISGLPTSQVLGSGTFLDSVRLRGLVAMRAGIAANSIDIHVLGVHGSPQVVAWSAATVAGVPINTSIPPNILDRVELEDECKHWSQSIIRAKGSTPFGLGSIVSILCASIFLDKRNVRPVSHFQPDFSCYFSLPAVIGKKGVLSTIQMTLDSDEEAHIAKSAKELSETIDWIHRNY; from the exons ATGAATTTGGTTTCTCAGATCGCAATTGTCGGCGTGGGCCAGGTCGGAGGCGCCGCAGCATACTCCATCATACTTGCCTCTTTTGTGAGCGAGTTACTCCTCGTCGACATCGATATCGAATTGAGAGACGGCCAAGTCCGTGACCTTTCCGACGTGGCCTATAGTTGTAACAGCAGCACGCGCGTGCGAGCAGCCTCACACCATGAGGCAGCCAAGGCCGACATTGTGGTCCTCACAGCTGGATCCAAGCACATGATAG GCCAAACAACCATCGACTATACATCCCGGAACATGTCAATTGTTCGGGAAGTAGTCGAGGCAATGAAGCCGTTCAGATCAGACACAATCCTACTTGTGGTGTCAAACCCTGTCGACCTGCTCACGTCCCTCGCTCATGAAATCTCCGGACTTCCGACATCTCAAGTCTTGGGCTCAGGCACGTTCCTAGACTCGGTGCGGCTCCGTGGGCTCGTGGCCATGCGGGCTGGA ATTGCGGCTAATTCGATAGACATCCACGTGTTGGGCGTACACGGAAGCCCCCAGGTTGTAGCATGGTCAGCGGCAACAGTTGCTGGCGTCCCCATTAACACATCGATCCCCCCCAACATTCTTGACCGTGTCGAGCTTGAGGATGAATGCAAGCATTGGTCGCAGAGCATAATCAGAGCTAAGGGTTCGACTCCCTTTGGGCTTGGCTCTATTGTGTCTATTTTGTGTGCCTCTATCTTCTTGGACAAGCGCAATGTTCGTCCCGTCAGCCATTTCCAACCTGACTTTAGTTGCTATTTCAGCTTGCCCGCTGTCATCGGGAAGAAGGGAGTTTTGAGTACTATTCAGATGACGTTGGACAGTGACGAGGAGGCACATATAGCTAAGTCAGCGAAGGAACTGAGCGAAACTATTGACTGGATCCATCGGAATTATTAA